A stretch of Castanea sativa cultivar Marrone di Chiusa Pesio chromosome 2, ASM4071231v1 DNA encodes these proteins:
- the LOC142623606 gene encoding thermospermine synthase ACAULIS5-like, whose protein sequence is MGDISCSNGISNGNGVHGKELPLNGYRKSCWYEEEIEENLRWSFALNSILHTGATQYQDIALLDTKPFGKALVIDGKLQSAETDEFIYHESLVHPALLHHSNPRTIFIMGGGEGSTAREILRHKTVEKVIMCDIDEEVVDFCKSYLIVNREAFCDPRLDLIINDARAELESREEVYDVIIGDLADPIEGGPCYKLYTKSFYEFTVKPRLNQGGIFVTQAGPAGIFSHTEVFSCIYNTLRQVFKYVVPYSAHIPSFADTWGWVMASDSPFVLNADELDLRMKHKIKGENRYLDGKTFSSASTLSKAVRNSLDNETHVYTEGTARFIYGHGSAYKNNHG, encoded by the exons ATGGGTGATATTTCTTGCTCCAATGGTATTTCAAATGGGAATGGAGTTCATGGAAAAGAACTTCCATTAAATGGTTATAGGAAGAGCTGTTGGTATGAGGAAGAGATTGAAGAGAATTTGAGATGGTCCTTTGCTCTCaatag TATATTGCATACAGGAGCTACTCAGTACCAGGACATTGCACTGTTGGACACAAAGCCTTTTGGAAAG GCTCTAGTCATTGATGGAAAGCTTCAAAGTGCTGAGACTGATGAATTCATCTACCATGAATCTCTGGTtcatccagcacttcttcatcATTCAAA TCCAAggaccatttttattatgggaGGAGGTGAAGGTTCCACAGCAAGAGAAATTCTTAGACATAAGACTGTAGAGAAGGTTATTATGTGTGACATTGATGAG GAAGTGGTTGATTTTTGCAAGTCTTACTTAATTGTAAACAGGGAAGCTTTCTGTGATCCAAGACTTGATCTCATTATCAATGATGCAAG GGCTGAGCTAGAAAGCAGAGAAGAGGTTTATGATGTGATCATAGGCGACCTGGCTGACCCAATTGAGGGAGGCCCATGTTATAAACTCTACACCAAATCCTTTTATGAATTTACTGTCAAGCCTAGACTGAATCAGGGTGGCATATTTGTCACAcag GCAGGACCAGCTGGAATATTCAGCCATACAGAAGTATTCTCTTGCATTTACAACACTTTAAGACAGGTTTTCAAAT ATGTTGTGCCTTACTCAGCTCATATTCCTTCTTTTGCTGATACTTGGGGATGGGTTATG GCTTCAGATTCTCCCTTTGTGCTGAATGCTGATGAGTTAGACCTTAGGATGAAACACAAGATCAAGGGAGAGAACAGATACCTTGATGGGAAAACATTTTCGTCAGCATCCACCTTGAGCAAAGCAGTTCGAAATTC GCTGGATAATGAGACTCATGTGTACACAGAGGGAACAGCAAGGTTTATATATGGTCATGGTAGTGCCTATAAGAACAATCATGGATGA